One segment of Deltaproteobacteria bacterium DNA contains the following:
- a CDS encoding peroxiredoxin — MSECSTKSLVQFPAPDFTAQAVMPDNSFKEIKLSDYKGKWTVLFFYPLDFTFVCPTEITAMSDRHKEFKELNAEVIGVSVDSHFSHLAWKSTSRKEGGLGEITYPLVADLKKTISTDYGVLLDAGIALRGLFIINPEGVVQYQVIHDLGIGRSVDETLRVLKAIQTVAKTGEVCPANWSEGGDTMKGDPEGSKEYFENHS; from the coding sequence ATGAGTGAATGCAGCACAAAATCATTGGTACAATTCCCGGCGCCGGACTTTACGGCCCAGGCGGTTATGCCTGATAACAGCTTTAAGGAGATCAAACTTTCCGACTATAAAGGCAAGTGGACGGTTCTCTTCTTTTACCCCCTCGATTTTACCTTTGTATGCCCTACGGAAATTACGGCCATGAGTGACAGGCACAAAGAATTCAAGGAGCTTAATGCAGAAGTTATCGGCGTTTCAGTAGATAGCCACTTCTCTCACCTGGCCTGGAAAAGCACATCCAGAAAAGAGGGCGGCCTTGGTGAGATTACCTATCCCCTGGTGGCAGACCTGAAAAAAACCATTTCTACTGATTATGGTGTTCTTCTTGATGCGGGAATTGCGCTTAGAGGTCTCTTTATTATCAACCCCGAAGGCGTTGTCCAGTACCAGGTCATTCATGATCTCGGTATCGGCAGAAGCGTCGACGAAACACTGAGAGTTCTAAAAGCAATCCAGACGGTAGCAAAAACAGGCGAAGTCTGTCCTGCCAACTGGAGCGAAGGCGGCGATACAATGAAGGGCGATCCTGAAGGTTCAAAGGAATATTTCGAAAACCACAGCTAA
- a CDS encoding 1-acyl-sn-glycerol-3-phosphate acyltransferase has translation MLILRSLLFNILFWIVTFTLSTLVVIFRPLGIRAVYPIGRFWSRTGLFLLRIICGVTYEVKTNGKLPEGPAVFLSNHQSAWETMAYPALFPPFMWVLKRELMYVPIFGWCLMALGHIGINRKAGSRAIKQINAEGKKILTSGFNMIIFPEGTRISPGEVGNFNPGGVGLAIGSGVPVVPVTHNAGRLWGKSAFAKKPGHITVVIDEPISTEGLPPSDRKALNEKVRNIIVKRMEEISP, from the coding sequence ATGCTTATACTAAGATCGTTACTTTTTAACATTCTTTTCTGGATCGTTACTTTTACTTTATCTACTCTTGTGGTTATTTTCAGACCTTTGGGTATCAGGGCTGTCTACCCCATCGGCCGATTCTGGAGCAGGACGGGCCTTTTTCTTCTGAGAATCATCTGCGGCGTTACCTATGAAGTAAAAACCAATGGCAAACTCCCCGAAGGTCCCGCCGTATTTCTATCCAACCACCAGAGCGCCTGGGAAACGATGGCCTACCCTGCTTTGTTTCCTCCCTTCATGTGGGTACTGAAAAGAGAACTTATGTATGTACCCATCTTTGGTTGGTGTCTCATGGCGCTGGGCCATATCGGCATTAACAGAAAGGCAGGATCCAGGGCAATAAAGCAAATCAATGCAGAAGGGAAGAAAATCCTAACCAGCGGATTTAACATGATTATTTTTCCCGAAGGAACGAGAATATCTCCCGGCGAAGTGGGCAACTTCAATCCCGGAGGAGTGGGCCTCGCCATCGGAAGCGGTGTCCCCGTCGTACCGGTGACGCATAATGCGGGAAGGCTATGGGGCAAGTCTGCCTTTGCAAAAAAACCGGGCCATATTACCGTCGTTATTGACGAGCCCATTTCTACGGAAGGGCTGCCTCCATCAGACAGAAAAGCGCTCAATGAAAAGGTAAGAAACATTATTGTTAAAAGAATGGAAGAGATAAGCCCTTAA
- a CDS encoding endonuclease MutS2 translates to MIEKDTIKTLEFDKVLKIISGRSRSRAGERAVLDIRPLSTLGEIKKRGGEIGELIDLYKGDERLAISRYEDIRDTLKRVKPEGAMLDSSEYLHIRGTLSVMGDIAVQMCDREDMPLLGEVTQELTGFPPLLKLLVRTFDREGKVVDEASPLLAELRKKLRAMNSRVGKRLEEITRDEKIAPFLQDDFITRRGERWVIPVRMDSKGQVAGVVHDVSNTGETAFVEPLEIIGLVNELENLIADEKAEVIKILRRVCVAIREVSTGIEMQFNILVYLDMLNSIAGYAHQFGMNRVRVNESRDIFIKGGKHPLLMAQLAEGAIDNVVPLHLSLEKDKRVMVITGPNAGGKTITIKTAGLLILMGLSGMPVPAEASSTIPLVKKLLVDIGDEQSIESSHSTFSAHVSRISAIIDKSDAHTLALLDEVGTGTEPLEGAAIACGVLKELKERGAIVFATTHLTDIVAFVQKGEGMINASMAFDRESHRPLYRLKEGEPGESHAIETASRFGLPENVITFAREMMGGMKVELQELMVELKEKSDSYEKARLELSLKEKALENKEARLASRLEEAKEKRQRAYREAYEEMKNLVVSAKREIRDIIDEGKKGKGARSLKKLEKKRLAIEEKLEGFSKVEHVSLDTVKKGEEVFVRTLGVDAEVIAVDEKRKRVTVEAGGKTIEVPLKVLSPPAGKPLKGIKKESKVYLVSDEQESSIKLLGLRVEEALNEVEVFIDSASMKGMGEVKIIHGVGTGALMKAVREYLEGHKNVVSYRRGEQGEGGDGVTIVTLV, encoded by the coding sequence ATGATTGAAAAAGATACGATAAAAACCCTGGAATTCGACAAGGTTTTAAAGATTATATCGGGCCGCAGCCGCAGCCGCGCCGGTGAAAGGGCTGTACTTGATATAAGGCCTCTTTCCACTTTAGGTGAAATTAAAAAAAGAGGGGGAGAGATCGGTGAACTTATCGATCTTTATAAGGGTGACGAAAGGCTTGCCATCTCAAGGTATGAAGACATAAGGGATACTCTCAAAAGGGTAAAGCCCGAAGGCGCCATGCTTGATTCTTCCGAGTATCTCCATATTCGAGGTACGCTCTCCGTTATGGGCGACATAGCAGTCCAGATGTGTGACAGAGAGGATATGCCGCTTTTAGGGGAAGTAACGCAAGAGCTCACCGGTTTTCCTCCCCTTCTAAAACTCCTTGTGCGCACCTTTGACAGGGAAGGAAAGGTCGTCGATGAAGCATCCCCTCTGCTTGCGGAGTTGAGAAAAAAATTGAGAGCCATGAACAGCCGTGTCGGCAAGAGGCTGGAAGAGATAACGAGAGATGAGAAAATCGCCCCTTTTCTCCAGGATGACTTTATAACGAGACGGGGGGAACGCTGGGTTATTCCTGTCAGGATGGACTCAAAGGGGCAGGTGGCAGGTGTTGTTCATGACGTATCCAATACGGGAGAGACAGCCTTCGTCGAACCTCTCGAAATTATCGGACTCGTCAATGAACTGGAAAATCTTATTGCCGATGAAAAGGCGGAAGTCATAAAGATTTTAAGGCGCGTTTGTGTCGCTATCAGGGAAGTTTCCACCGGGATTGAGATGCAGTTTAATATCCTTGTTTATCTTGATATGCTAAATAGCATTGCCGGCTATGCCCATCAATTCGGCATGAACAGGGTTAGAGTAAATGAATCTCGGGATATTTTCATCAAGGGAGGCAAACATCCCCTGCTCATGGCTCAGCTTGCAGAGGGTGCCATCGATAATGTAGTTCCCCTCCATTTAAGCCTTGAAAAGGATAAGAGGGTAATGGTTATTACGGGACCCAATGCCGGGGGGAAAACGATTACCATCAAGACGGCGGGCCTGCTCATCCTCATGGGACTGTCGGGAATGCCTGTGCCGGCAGAGGCTTCTTCGACCATTCCGCTGGTAAAAAAACTTCTTGTCGATATTGGTGATGAACAGTCAATAGAGAGTTCCCACTCCACCTTTTCGGCCCATGTATCGCGTATTTCAGCCATTATTGATAAATCCGATGCCCATACGCTGGCCCTGCTTGACGAAGTGGGAACGGGCACGGAACCTCTCGAGGGGGCAGCCATCGCCTGTGGTGTGCTGAAGGAACTGAAAGAGCGGGGCGCTATTGTCTTTGCAACGACACACCTTACGGACATTGTTGCCTTTGTGCAAAAGGGAGAGGGTATGATTAACGCTTCCATGGCCTTTGACAGGGAGAGCCACAGGCCCCTTTATCGCCTCAAAGAGGGTGAACCGGGTGAGTCCCATGCCATTGAGACGGCGAGCCGTTTCGGCCTTCCTGAGAATGTGATTACCTTTGCCAGAGAGATGATGGGCGGCATGAAGGTGGAACTTCAGGAATTGATGGTTGAACTCAAGGAAAAGAGCGATTCTTATGAAAAAGCAAGATTGGAGCTATCTTTAAAAGAAAAAGCGCTTGAAAATAAGGAGGCCCGTCTTGCTTCCCGCCTTGAAGAAGCAAAAGAGAAGCGGCAACGGGCTTATAGGGAGGCATATGAGGAGATGAAAAATCTCGTTGTTTCGGCAAAACGTGAAATCAGGGATATTATTGATGAGGGAAAAAAGGGGAAAGGCGCCCGGTCTTTGAAAAAACTGGAAAAGAAGAGGTTAGCTATTGAGGAGAAGCTTGAGGGATTCAGTAAGGTTGAGCATGTTTCTCTTGATACTGTAAAAAAGGGAGAAGAGGTTTTTGTCAGGACTCTGGGTGTCGATGCCGAGGTTATTGCCGTAGACGAAAAACGTAAGCGTGTTACTGTTGAGGCAGGAGGGAAAACGATTGAAGTTCCGTTGAAAGTATTATCTCCCCCGGCCGGTAAACCTTTGAAAGGCATAAAAAAAGAGTCGAAAGTTTACCTGGTCAGCGATGAACAGGAAAGCTCGATTAAACTGCTCGGTCTCAGGGTGGAAGAAGCGCTTAATGAGGTAGAGGTTTTTATTGACAGCGCTTCCATGAAAGGTATGGGTGAAGTGAAGATTATTCATGGCGTCGGTACTGGCGCTCTTATGAAGGCTGTCAGGGAATACCTGGAGGGCCATAAAAATGTTGTTTCTTACAGGCGTGGTGAGCAGGGAGAAGGCGGTGATGGTGTGACGATTGTTACTTTGGTCTGA
- a CDS encoding peptide chain release factor-like protein: protein MITFAVSEKKNRALQEKMEELEIREEDLEEKFIKASGRGGQKVNKTSASVYVKHIPTGIAVKCMKDRSQSINRFLARRELADRIEEHLTGKSRQSAERDKIRKQKAKKKKRSLAKYDAESRDKEDNTGKLND, encoded by the coding sequence TTGATTACATTTGCTGTTAGTGAAAAGAAAAACAGGGCTCTCCAGGAAAAAATGGAGGAACTTGAAATCCGTGAAGAGGATTTGGAAGAGAAGTTTATCAAGGCGTCCGGGCGGGGAGGACAGAAAGTGAATAAAACTTCCGCCTCCGTTTATGTCAAACATATCCCCACGGGCATTGCCGTTAAATGTATGAAGGACAGGAGTCAGTCCATTAACAGGTTTCTGGCAAGGCGCGAACTTGCCGACAGGATCGAAGAACATTTGACGGGAAAAAGCAGGCAAAGCGCCGAGAGAGACAAGATCAGGAAGCAAAAGGCAAAGAAGAAAAAAAGATCCCTGGCCAAATACGATGCTGAGAGCAGGGACAAAGAGGATAATACAGGAAAGCTTAATGATTGA
- a CDS encoding TIGR01777 family oxidoreductase translates to MSKNILITGGTGFIGRKLCRILSLEGYSVTLLSRRPKSVKKLCGESVSAVGSLDDLPDDLQFEAIINLAGAPVAEGRWSKARKELLIKSRTETTKKIAAYVERVKNKPKRLISGSAVGYYGNGGDRILDEDSPFHDEFTHRLCQEWESEACRVLEYGVMLTILRIGLVIGRNGGFLQKMLFPFSMGLGGRLGNGRQWMPWIHIDDITGLILFVLKNDEMEGVFNATAPNPVTNNEFTKTLAKVLRRPTLMPLPAFFLKLAFGEMSRLLLTGQRAVPTSAVNKGYHFHFTHLEDALRDVIG, encoded by the coding sequence ATGAGCAAAAATATTCTCATTACAGGCGGTACCGGCTTTATCGGAAGGAAGCTCTGCAGAATTCTTTCACTTGAGGGATATTCTGTTACTCTATTGAGCAGAAGGCCGAAAAGTGTGAAAAAGTTGTGTGGTGAATCTGTTTCGGCGGTGGGATCCCTCGATGATTTGCCTGATGACCTGCAATTTGAAGCCATAATCAATCTTGCCGGCGCGCCTGTTGCCGAAGGGCGCTGGAGCAAGGCCAGGAAAGAATTGCTTATAAAAAGCAGGACAGAGACGACAAAGAAAATTGCAGCCTATGTTGAGAGAGTCAAAAACAAGCCCAAACGCCTTATATCGGGGTCTGCTGTCGGTTATTACGGGAATGGAGGGGACAGGATTCTCGATGAGGATTCGCCCTTCCATGATGAATTTACGCATCGTCTCTGCCAGGAATGGGAGAGTGAAGCCTGCAGGGTTTTAGAGTACGGTGTCATGCTGACTATCCTCAGGATAGGGCTTGTTATCGGCAGGAACGGCGGTTTTCTTCAGAAGATGCTCTTTCCTTTCAGTATGGGTCTGGGCGGACGCCTCGGTAACGGCAGACAGTGGATGCCCTGGATTCATATCGATGATATTACCGGTCTCATCCTTTTTGTTCTCAAAAATGACGAAATGGAGGGTGTTTTTAATGCAACGGCACCCAATCCCGTAACGAATAATGAGTTTACGAAAACACTGGCGAAGGTTCTTCGCCGTCCCACGCTCATGCCTCTTCCCGCCTTTTTTTTGAAACTCGCCTTTGGAGAGATGTCGCGGCTCCTGCTTACGGGACAAAGAGCAGTTCCCACTTCAGCCGTTAACAAGGGCTATCATTTTCATTTTACCCATTTGGAAGATGCCTTGAGGGATGTTATCGGCTAA
- a CDS encoding DUF2934 domain-containing protein, with protein MAQAAATKRSSTAKKTGTAAKGRKKSATKFNHREHEEAAYFSWLNRGAPIGDDQHDWFLVTQ; from the coding sequence ATGGCACAAGCAGCAGCAACAAAAAGAAGCAGCACGGCAAAAAAAACGGGCACTGCGGCAAAGGGAAGAAAAAAATCTGCAACAAAGTTCAACCATCGGGAGCACGAAGAAGCGGCATATTTTAGTTGGTTAAACCGCGGGGCTCCCATTGGTGATGATCAGCATGACTGGTTTTTAGTGACGCAGTAG
- a CDS encoding ferritin, which translates to MLAKKMEKALVRHINEELHSAYIYMSMSAHSSSTGLKGFSTWFMAQYHEEMMHAMKMYEYVQSQGGEIILTAIEEPPRGFKSALDMVQQTLDHERYMTKNINDLLEMAIEERDHATQIFLHWYVTEQVEEEDTVGEILARLKLIGDDPNALLMLDKEMGGRAVTVPTDFSQGIQGALKGA; encoded by the coding sequence ATGTTAGCTAAAAAAATGGAAAAGGCTTTAGTCAGGCATATTAATGAAGAGTTGCATTCAGCCTATATTTATATGTCCATGTCGGCCCACAGTTCATCAACGGGCCTTAAAGGTTTTTCCACCTGGTTTATGGCCCAGTATCATGAAGAGATGATGCATGCCATGAAGATGTATGAATATGTTCAGAGCCAGGGGGGAGAAATCATTCTCACTGCCATAGAGGAGCCTCCGAGAGGTTTCAAGTCTGCTCTCGATATGGTTCAGCAGACACTGGACCATGAAAGGTACATGACTAAAAACATCAATGATCTTCTTGAAATGGCCATTGAAGAGCGTGACCATGCAACGCAGATCTTTCTGCACTGGTATGTAACCGAGCAGGTGGAAGAGGAGGATACGGTAGGAGAAATTCTTGCCAGGCTTAAACTCATAGGGGATGATCCCAATGCGCTTCTTATGCTGGATAAAGAGATGGGTGGACGCGCCGTTACCGTTCCTACAGATTTTTCACAGGGCATCCAGGGGGCTCTCAAGGGGGCCTGA